A part of Spirochaetota bacterium genomic DNA contains:
- a CDS encoding Do family serine endopeptidase, with translation MIAATRSRMFFTMNIALLFILVGMVLSFFIFSFERGNSRGFFAYGQSKERVQMSDAEALKGAVAVQQVFRKIARENMAAVVNISTETVVEVRNPYSDFFGDDFFREFFGGGGGPGPSMKQKQRSLGSGFIVDDDGYMLSNLHVVKNATKITIRLYNESKDYEAKIIGTDESSDLALLKIEGKGRKFPAVKLGDSDEVELGDYAIAIGNPFGLNNTMTTGTVSSKARNDVSMANKFQRFIQIDVPINPGNSGGPLFNIYGEVIGVNSMIFSTSGGNIGIGFAIPINLAKKIMGQLREKGKVTRGWLGVYFQDIDEKLAKSLGVGEDNGVYVSSVIKESPAEKAGMNEGDIITDVDGKAIKRTGDLYGIVTELPVGKTVSVKLIRDGKALSMNVKIAERPEESKLAASSGGNGGGTEASNDRIGITVSDITADIARELRLRPDDKGVVITKVKPRSPAAEAGLQPGDIIRKIDRRAISGVKDYEAAVKEVKKSYLLLVKRGLITAAVNVELDQK, from the coding sequence ATGATTGCTGCAACACGATCGAGAATGTTCTTCACCATGAATATAGCCCTCCTTTTCATCCTGGTGGGCATGGTGCTGTCGTTCTTCATCTTCTCGTTCGAACGCGGGAACAGCCGCGGTTTCTTCGCGTACGGACAGTCCAAAGAGCGCGTGCAGATGTCCGATGCCGAAGCGCTCAAGGGCGCGGTCGCCGTGCAGCAGGTGTTCAGGAAGATAGCCCGGGAGAACATGGCGGCGGTGGTGAACATCTCCACTGAAACGGTGGTGGAAGTACGCAATCCGTATTCCGATTTTTTCGGCGATGACTTTTTCCGCGAGTTCTTCGGCGGCGGCGGCGGACCTGGCCCGTCGATGAAGCAGAAACAGCGGAGCTTAGGCAGCGGTTTCATCGTCGATGATGACGGGTATATGCTGTCGAACCTGCATGTCGTCAAGAACGCCACAAAGATAACCATACGCCTTTATAATGAGTCGAAGGACTATGAGGCGAAGATAATCGGCACCGATGAGAGTTCCGATCTCGCGCTTCTCAAGATAGAAGGCAAAGGGCGGAAATTCCCGGCCGTCAAGCTCGGGGATTCCGACGAAGTGGAGCTCGGTGATTATGCGATCGCGATAGGCAATCCGTTCGGGCTCAATAATACCATGACCACCGGCACGGTGAGCTCCAAGGCGCGCAACGATGTTTCCATGGCGAACAAATTCCAGCGTTTCATCCAGATCGACGTGCCGATAAACCCGGGTAATTCCGGCGGTCCGCTCTTCAATATTTACGGCGAGGTCATCGGCGTCAATTCGATGATATTCTCGACCTCCGGCGGCAATATCGGCATCGGCTTTGCGATTCCGATAAATCTTGCGAAGAAGATAATGGGTCAGCTCCGCGAAAAGGGCAAGGTCACACGCGGATGGCTCGGCGTCTATTTCCAGGACATCGACGAGAAGCTCGCGAAGAGCCTGGGCGTGGGCGAGGACAACGGCGTATACGTTTCATCGGTGATAAAGGAATCGCCCGCTGAGAAGGCCGGCATGAACGAGGGCGATATCATCACCGACGTCGACGGCAAGGCGATCAAGCGCACGGGCGATCTCTACGGCATCGTGACGGAGCTCCCGGTAGGGAAGACGGTGTCCGTCAAGCTGATACGCGACGGCAAGGCGCTCTCGATGAACGTGAAGATAGCGGAACGCCCCGAGGAATCGAAACTTGCCGCATCGAGCGGCGGGAACGGCGGCGGCACCGAGGCATCGAACGATCGCATCGGGATAACCGTATCCGATATCACCGCCGATATCGCGCGTGAGCTGCGTCTGCGCCCCGATGATAAGGGTGTCGTCATAACGAAGGTGAAGCCGCGTTCGCCGGCGGCGGAGGCGGGGCTTCAGCCGGGGGATATCATACGCAAGATAGACCGGCGCGCGATAAGCGGCGTGAAGGATTATGAAGCGGCGGTCAAGGAAGTGAAGAAGTCATATCTCCTTCTCGTGAAGCGGGGGCTCATCACGGCCGCGGTGAACGTGGAGCTTGACCAGAAATAG
- a CDS encoding ABC transporter ATP-binding protein — MERKTFYENKGIFKNFLAYMEYFGPYRGRIFWAIIFYTIAYVPAASFSIIVKLVVDTYIPAGDVVKIYLSIFIILIFGIINVTYWMAFGTTRVSIIKNVSRDMRNNIVTKLQMLSLQYHSMSETGRLYSKIMVDVNKIEGFGDALFNQVLAVIVALLYSILVLALVNWKILLVLLLLLPLVFIMQRIFKRTLEKQQHLGRMVNEDLSQAVTTFLQTSFLVRVHGAEEYAHRAVDAKNLNVIHRYRNIAFRTALFGASNSVMTQLLQFSILIMLAIAVVQKRILIGELFLFTQFSNNIIGNVTAIINQYNLFLEFSESMNSVNEILTAPDIEFNEGKRKVAALKGDILFEDVTFGFAPERPVLKHISVRINKGETVALVGASGGGKTTFANLVLGLYRPLDGMVYLDGMPVDELDMRTVRQHVGVVTQDPILFTGTVEDNIRHARSGNSLAEVLEAAKKANAVEFVEKLPEQFKTIIGERGFTLSGGQRQRIAIARALLREPAILILDEATSALDAESERQIQKAIETMLGNQTTLIIAHRLSTIRSADKILVFKEGEIVETGSHEELVGLRGEYAKLVALQLHVSVDELAKK, encoded by the coding sequence ATGGAACGAAAAACATTCTACGAGAATAAAGGCATTTTCAAGAATTTCCTTGCCTACATGGAGTATTTCGGGCCCTACCGCGGGCGCATATTCTGGGCGATAATATTCTACACCATTGCGTATGTGCCGGCGGCGTCGTTCTCCATCATCGTCAAGCTCGTCGTCGATACCTACATCCCCGCGGGCGATGTGGTCAAGATATATCTTTCGATATTCATCATACTCATCTTCGGCATCATCAATGTCACGTACTGGATGGCGTTCGGCACCACGCGGGTATCGATAATCAAGAACGTCTCGCGGGACATGCGCAACAATATCGTTACCAAGCTCCAGATGCTTTCGCTCCAGTATCACAGCATGTCGGAAACGGGGCGCCTCTATTCGAAGATAATGGTTGACGTGAACAAGATAGAGGGCTTCGGCGATGCGCTCTTCAATCAGGTGCTTGCCGTCATCGTGGCGCTCCTGTACAGCATTCTCGTCCTTGCGCTCGTGAACTGGAAGATACTGCTCGTCCTGCTCCTGTTGCTGCCGCTTGTGTTCATCATGCAGCGGATATTCAAGCGCACCCTTGAGAAGCAGCAGCATCTCGGGCGCATGGTGAACGAGGACCTGTCGCAGGCGGTCACCACGTTCCTGCAGACGTCGTTCCTGGTCCGCGTACACGGTGCGGAGGAGTATGCCCATCGCGCCGTCGACGCGAAGAACCTGAACGTGATACACCGCTACCGGAACATCGCCTTTCGTACGGCGCTCTTCGGCGCATCCAATTCGGTGATGACGCAGCTTCTGCAGTTCTCCATACTCATCATGCTCGCCATAGCCGTCGTGCAGAAACGCATTCTCATCGGCGAGCTCTTCCTGTTCACGCAGTTCTCGAACAATATCATCGGCAATGTCACCGCTATCATCAATCAGTACAATCTTTTCCTTGAATTCTCGGAGTCGATGAATTCGGTGAACGAAATACTCACCGCGCCGGACATCGAGTTCAACGAGGGGAAGCGCAAGGTGGCGGCGCTTAAGGGCGATATCCTGTTCGAGGATGTGACCTTCGGCTTCGCGCCGGAACGCCCGGTGCTCAAGCATATCAGCGTGCGCATCAATAAGGGTGAGACGGTGGCGCTCGTCGGCGCTTCCGGCGGCGGCAAGACCACGTTCGCCAATCTCGTGCTCGGTCTCTATCGCCCGCTCGACGGCATGGTGTATCTCGACGGCATGCCGGTGGATGAGCTCGATATGCGTACGGTGCGGCAGCATGTGGGCGTCGTGACGCAGGACCCGATATTGTTCACAGGGACGGTGGAGGATAATATCCGTCACGCGCGGAGCGGCAATTCGCTCGCCGAGGTGCTTGAGGCGGCGAAAAAGGCCAATGCCGTTGAATTCGTCGAGAAATTACCCGAGCAGTTCAAGACCATCATCGGTGAGCGCGGCTTTACGCTCTCCGGCGGTCAGCGCCAGCGCATCGCCATCGCCCGCGCGCTTCTCAGGGAGCCGGCGATACTCATACTCGATGAGGCAACGAGCGCGCTCGATGCCGAGAGCGAGCGGCAGATACAGAAGGCGATAGAGACCATGCTCGGCAATCAGACGACGCTCATCATCGCGCACCGCCTTTCAACGATACGCAGTGCCGATAAGATACTCGTGTTCAAGGAAGGGGAGATAGTGGAGACGGGTTCGCATGAGGAACTCGTCGGGCTTCGCGGGGAGTACGCGAAACTGGTGGCGCTGCAGCTCCATGTGAGCGTGGATGAGCTGGCGAAAAAATAG
- a CDS encoding PQQ-binding-like beta-propeller repeat protein: MRVLIIFIVTSVLIFADDWPQFRGVDRNGISGETGISKDWKANPPKELWRTSVSDDGFAGPSAAGGMVYVIDREGSGDALRAIDMSGKEVWKYSYPEKASFNYGFSRSTPAYNNGKVYGLSMYGHFYCVDAKTGAEVWAMNIVKKFGGVLPKWQYALSPFIDGDNVIIVPGGGKNPIAVNKESGEMVWQGDVEEGVSYATPVVATIGGIKQYILFLAKSLTGVDANGRKLWSVPWETSYDVNAALPLVIDDRIFITSGYKHGCALVKVDGKSASIVWENKNVQAHFSSPVLYNGAIYASSDPDDVVCLDIDTGNVKWRKGVIEKGGFIIIDGVIIAHHGKTGEVIMIEANPAAYTELGRFQPFKDGKPAGTKNWHFWTAPIVVDKKLIVRSPLEMACFDLQ; encoded by the coding sequence ATGCGAGTTCTCATCATTTTCATTGTCACATCTGTTCTCATCTTCGCTGACGACTGGCCGCAGTTTCGTGGTGTCGATCGCAACGGGATATCAGGCGAGACCGGCATTTCAAAGGATTGGAAAGCGAATCCCCCGAAAGAGCTGTGGCGCACGTCTGTCTCCGATGACGGGTTCGCGGGACCGTCCGCGGCGGGCGGCATGGTGTACGTTATAGACCGGGAAGGCTCAGGGGATGCGCTTCGTGCCATCGATATGTCCGGCAAGGAAGTTTGGAAATATTCGTATCCGGAAAAAGCATCGTTCAATTACGGGTTTTCGCGTTCGACACCGGCGTACAACAATGGAAAGGTATACGGATTGAGCATGTACGGACACTTCTACTGCGTCGATGCGAAGACCGGGGCGGAAGTGTGGGCTATGAACATCGTAAAGAAATTCGGCGGTGTGCTGCCGAAATGGCAATATGCACTTTCACCGTTCATTGACGGGGATAATGTCATCATCGTTCCCGGCGGCGGAAAAAACCCCATCGCGGTCAATAAGGAAAGCGGAGAGATGGTATGGCAGGGTGATGTCGAAGAGGGGGTAAGCTATGCGACACCGGTAGTCGCCACCATCGGCGGCATAAAGCAGTACATCCTCTTTCTTGCAAAATCGCTCACCGGCGTTGATGCGAACGGCAGGAAACTCTGGAGCGTTCCATGGGAGACATCGTATGATGTGAACGCCGCGCTTCCGCTTGTCATCGATGACCGCATTTTCATCACGAGCGGGTACAAGCACGGCTGTGCGCTGGTGAAGGTGGACGGGAAGAGTGCATCGATAGTCTGGGAGAACAAGAACGTGCAGGCGCATTTCAGTTCGCCGGTGCTGTATAACGGCGCTATCTATGCGAGCAGCGACCCGGACGATGTCGTTTGTCTGGATATCGATACCGGGAATGTGAAATGGCGCAAAGGTGTTATTGAGAAAGGCGGATTCATCATCATCGACGGTGTCATCATAGCGCATCACGGCAAGACCGGCGAGGTGATAATGATCGAGGCGAATCCCGCGGCATATACCGAGCTCGGGAGATTCCAGCCGTTCAAGGACGGAAAACCTGCGGGCACGAAGAATTGGCATTTCTGGACCGCGCCAATTGTCGTCGATAAAAAACTCATCGTGCGTAGTCCGCTGGAAATGGCGTGTTTCGATCTGCAGTAG
- a CDS encoding ABC transporter ATP-binding protein yields MCAASSIISGEHLVKRYPSPDGGTITVLNDVSLSVERTGSLAVVGPSGSGKSTLLNLLGALDVPDAGDVIIAGKRIASLDEKERSHVRNTDIGFVFQLHHLLPQLTVLENVMLPALAFDRRVSDEIHSRARKLCDRVGLSKRIDHLPGGISGGERQRAAIVRALIMRPKLLLADEPTGSLDRTTATDIADLLVELNREEGLALITVTHAEDVAARMGSAVHLSGGALIKTR; encoded by the coding sequence ATGTGCGCTGCTTCATCCATCATATCCGGCGAGCATCTGGTAAAGCGGTATCCATCCCCCGACGGCGGGACCATTACCGTGTTGAACGACGTATCGCTCTCCGTCGAACGCACGGGGTCGCTCGCTGTTGTCGGCCCGTCGGGCTCGGGGAAAAGCACGCTGCTCAATCTCCTCGGCGCCCTCGATGTGCCCGATGCTGGCGATGTGATAATTGCCGGGAAGCGTATCGCTTCATTGGATGAGAAAGAACGCTCACACGTGCGGAACACCGATATCGGTTTTGTGTTCCAACTCCATCATCTCCTGCCGCAGCTGACCGTCCTTGAGAATGTCATGCTTCCCGCACTCGCCTTCGACCGCCGTGTTTCGGATGAGATCCATTCGCGTGCCAGGAAGCTCTGCGACCGTGTGGGATTATCGAAGCGTATCGATCATCTCCCCGGGGGCATTTCGGGCGGAGAACGTCAGCGCGCGGCCATCGTGCGTGCGCTCATCATGCGGCCGAAACTGCTCCTTGCCGATGAACCGACAGGTTCGCTTGACCGCACAACGGCGACGGATATCGCCGATCTTCTCGTCGAGTTGAACCGCGAGGAAGGGCTTGCGCTCATCACGGTGACGCATGCCGAGGATGTGGCGGCAAGAATGGGCTCGGCGGTGCATCTCAGCGGCGGGGCTCTCATCAAAACGCGTTAA